One stretch of Excalfactoria chinensis isolate bCotChi1 chromosome 2, bCotChi1.hap2, whole genome shotgun sequence DNA includes these proteins:
- the ACTR3B gene encoding actin-related protein 3B isoform X2, which produces MAGYLPPCVIDGGTGYTKLGYAGNTEPQFIIPSCIAIRESAKVGDQAQRRVMKGVDDLDFFIGDEAIDKPTYATKWPIRHGIVEDWDLMERFMEQVIFKYLRAEPEDHYFLMTEPPLNTPENREYLAEIMFESFNIPGLYIAVQAVLALAASWTSRQVGERTLTGIVIDSGDGVTHVIPVAEGYVIGSCIKHIPIAGRDITYFIQQLLREREVGIPPEQSLETAKAIKEKYCYICPDIVKEFAKYDGDPRKWIKQYTGINAINKTKFVIDVGYERFLGPEIFFHPEFANPDFMESISDVVDEVIQNCPIDVRRPLYKNVVLSGGSTMFRDFGRRLQRDLKRVVDARLRLSEELSGGRIKPKPVEVQVITHHMQRYAVWFGGSMLASTSSSKYVTRKKTMKNMALAFVVIILCLESCHNACLMATRSVISYS; this is translated from the exons ATGGCGGGCTACCTGCCGCCCTGCGTGATAGACGGAGGCACCGG GTATACCAAACTTGGCTATGCAGGGAATACGGAACCTCAGTTCATTATTCCATCAT gtATTGCAATCCGGGAATCAGCCAAAGTGGGTGACCAGGCTCAGAGGAGGGTAATGAAAGGTGTTGATGATCTGGACTTTTTCATAGGAGATGAAGCCATAGATAAACCTACCTATGCTACAAAG TGGCCTATACGACATGGTATTGTTGAAGACTGGGACCTCATGGAGAGATTCATGGAGCAGGTCATTTTTAAATACCTACGAGCTGAACCTGAGGATCACTATTTTTTAATG acagaacCTCCCCTGAACACACCTGAAAACAGAGAGTATCTTGCAGAAATCATGTTTGAATCATTTAACATACCAGGACTTTACATTGCTGTTCAG GCAGTGTTGGCCTTAGCTGCCTCTTGGACATCACGGCAGGTTGGAGAACGTACTTTGACTGGGATCGTCATTGATAGTGGTGATGGAGTGACACATGTAATTCCTGTG GCAGAAGGCTACGTAATTGGAAGTTGCATCAAACATATTCCTATTGCGGGTAGAGATATTACTTACTTTATTCAACAACTCctgagggagagggaagtgggAATTCCTCCTGAACAATCTCTGGAGACAGCAAAAGCCATAAAG GAGAAATATTGTTATATTTGCCCAGACATAGTGAAAGAATTTGCTAAGTATGACGGAGATCCACGAAAATGGATCAAACAGTATACTGGCATCAATGCGATCAACAAAACCAAATTTGTTATAGATGTTGGTTATGAAAGGTTCCTTGGACctgaaattttctttcatcctgAG TTTGCTAATCCTGATTTTATGGAATCCATTTCGGATGTAGTTGATGAGGTTATACAGAACTGTCCCATTGACGTCCGGCGTCCATTATATAAG AATGTGGTGCTCTCGGGAGGATCCACAATGTTCAGGGACTTTGGACGACGGCTGCAAAGGGATTTGAAAAGAGTAGTGGATGCGAGGTTGAGACTTAGTGAGGAACTCAGTGGGGGTCGGATAAAA CCCAAGCCAGTTGAAGTTCAAGTGATAACACATCATATGCAGCGTTATGCAGTTTGGTTCGGTGGTTCCATGCTGGCTTCAAC GAGTTCTTCCAAGTATGTCACACGAAAAAAGACTATGAAGAATATGGCCCTAGCATTTGTCGTCATAATCCTGTGTTTGGAGTCATGTCATAATGCTTGTCTAATGGCAACAAGGTCTGTGATTTCTTACTCATGA
- the ACTR3B gene encoding actin-related protein 3B isoform X1: MAGYLPPCVIDGGTGYTKLGYAGNTEPQFIIPSCIAIRESAKVGDQAQRRVMKGVDDLDFFIGDEAIDKPTYATKWPIRHGIVEDWDLMERFMEQVIFKYLRAEPEDHYFLMTEPPLNTPENREYLAEIMFESFNIPGLYIAVQAVLALAASWTSRQVGERTLTGIVIDSGDGVTHVIPVAEGYVIGSCIKHIPIAGRDITYFIQQLLREREVGIPPEQSLETAKAIKEKYCYICPDIVKEFAKYDGDPRKWIKQYTGINAINKTKFVIDVGYERFLGPEIFFHPEFANPDFMESISDVVDEVIQNCPIDVRRPLYKNVVLSGGSTMFRDFGRRLQRDLKRVVDARLRLSEELSGGRIKPKPVEVQVITHHMQRYAVWFGGSMLASTPEFFQVCHTKKDYEEYGPSICRHNPVFGVMS, from the exons ATGGCGGGCTACCTGCCGCCCTGCGTGATAGACGGAGGCACCGG GTATACCAAACTTGGCTATGCAGGGAATACGGAACCTCAGTTCATTATTCCATCAT gtATTGCAATCCGGGAATCAGCCAAAGTGGGTGACCAGGCTCAGAGGAGGGTAATGAAAGGTGTTGATGATCTGGACTTTTTCATAGGAGATGAAGCCATAGATAAACCTACCTATGCTACAAAG TGGCCTATACGACATGGTATTGTTGAAGACTGGGACCTCATGGAGAGATTCATGGAGCAGGTCATTTTTAAATACCTACGAGCTGAACCTGAGGATCACTATTTTTTAATG acagaacCTCCCCTGAACACACCTGAAAACAGAGAGTATCTTGCAGAAATCATGTTTGAATCATTTAACATACCAGGACTTTACATTGCTGTTCAG GCAGTGTTGGCCTTAGCTGCCTCTTGGACATCACGGCAGGTTGGAGAACGTACTTTGACTGGGATCGTCATTGATAGTGGTGATGGAGTGACACATGTAATTCCTGTG GCAGAAGGCTACGTAATTGGAAGTTGCATCAAACATATTCCTATTGCGGGTAGAGATATTACTTACTTTATTCAACAACTCctgagggagagggaagtgggAATTCCTCCTGAACAATCTCTGGAGACAGCAAAAGCCATAAAG GAGAAATATTGTTATATTTGCCCAGACATAGTGAAAGAATTTGCTAAGTATGACGGAGATCCACGAAAATGGATCAAACAGTATACTGGCATCAATGCGATCAACAAAACCAAATTTGTTATAGATGTTGGTTATGAAAGGTTCCTTGGACctgaaattttctttcatcctgAG TTTGCTAATCCTGATTTTATGGAATCCATTTCGGATGTAGTTGATGAGGTTATACAGAACTGTCCCATTGACGTCCGGCGTCCATTATATAAG AATGTGGTGCTCTCGGGAGGATCCACAATGTTCAGGGACTTTGGACGACGGCTGCAAAGGGATTTGAAAAGAGTAGTGGATGCGAGGTTGAGACTTAGTGAGGAACTCAGTGGGGGTCGGATAAAA CCCAAGCCAGTTGAAGTTCAAGTGATAACACATCATATGCAGCGTTATGCAGTTTGGTTCGGTGGTTCCATGCTGGCTTCAACA CCGGAGTTCTTCCAAGTATGTCACACGAAAAAAGACTATGAAGAATATGGCCCTAGCATTTGTCGTCATAATCCTGTGTTTGGAGTCATGTCATAA